A single window of Eucalyptus grandis isolate ANBG69807.140 chromosome 1, ASM1654582v1, whole genome shotgun sequence DNA harbors:
- the LOC104444539 gene encoding folylpolyglutamate synthase isoform X4: MTEEVHVGHGSRRGWHSLMLAHTVVYLKCGIFGFSHFRRESHLLSGKAAWRLSDFPASGLSQNLKVPRSRYTKMSLQVIEKMENDLAFKRNQDLPLSSSYEAAMEALSSLITRQKRGDRTPVGGKFGKLERMSMYLRILGLEEKIAGLKIIHVAGTKGKGSTCAFCEAILRECGFRTGLFTSPHLIDVRERFRLDGLDVSEDKFLLYFWDCWSQLKENVSEDLPMPPLFQFLTILAFNMFISEQVDVAIIEVGLGGTKDSTNVIKEPVVCGITSLGMDHTESLGDTLGQIASHKAGIFKPQIPAFTVPQLSEAMDVLEETAGGLTVPLQVAVPLDIQRWGGETLSLSGDHQLVNAGLAVSLCKCWLQRTGNWEKLLEKKQDEEVVGSELPPAFVRGLSTARLSGRAQIVHDTPLMLNGSADTSENSGELTFYLDGAHSPESMEACARWFSGAAKANKTLLPLSSPPSTSFDVRNMKSFWGNGCLNYEKDCVNSSNKMSKQILLFNCMDVRDPQILLPRLVNICGSSGTHFSKALFVPSMSTYSKVTSGTSVITSDVPTNRDLSWQYNLQRIWEKIIHGKDVSHDKSSKTDGVDFLPPHKFLYEDVSNCNPADRNFACSAVMPSLPLTIKWLRDCVKENPSLRLQVLVTGSLHLVGDVLKLLRSTQSQIDD, translated from the exons ATGACTGAAGAGGTTCATGTCGGACATGGGTCTCGCCGG GGTTGGCATTCTCTAATGCTCGCACATACGGTGGTTTATCTGAAGTGTGGGATATTTGGTTTTTCACACTTCCGTAGGGAGAGCCATCTGTTATCAGGAAAAGCAGCATGGCGCCTTTCTGACTTTCCGGCATCTGGTCTCTCTCAGAATCTCAAAGTGCCAA GGTCTAGATACACGAAAATGTCATTGCAAGTAATAGAGAAAATGGAGAACGATCTAGCTTTTAAGCGCAATCAAGATCTGCCTCTTTCATCTTCTTATGAAGCTGCAATGGAAGCACTTTCCTCGCTCATAACACGTCAGAAACGTGGAGACCGAACACCTGTTGGTGGAAAGTTTGGGAAACTGGAAAGAATGTCAATGTATCTCAGG ATACTCGggttggaggaaaagattgctGGGCTTAAAATAATACATGTTGCTGGAACTAAAGGGAAG GGTTCGACATGTGCTTTCTGTGAGGCTATTTTGCGAGAGTGTGGATTTAGGACTGGACTGTTCACATCTCCTCACCTAATTGATGTGAGGGAAAGGTTCCGTTTGGATGG GTTGGACGTGTCTGAGGATAAGTTCCTGCTATATTTTTGGGATTGCTGGAGTCAACTGAAG GAAAATGTTTCGGAAGATCTACCAATGCCACCATTATTCCAATTTCTCACGATACTGGCTTTTAACATGTTCATATCTGAACAG GTTGATGTGGCAATAATTGAGGTGGGTCTTGGAGGTACAAAGGACTCAACAAATGTG ATAAAAGAGCCTGTTGTTTGTGGCATTACTTCCCTTGGGATGGATCATACAGAATCTCTGG GAGACACCCTAGGGCAGATTGCTTCTCATAAGGCTGGGATTTTCAAG CCTCAAATACCAGCATTCACTGTTCCCCAACTATCTGAGGCAATGGATGTTCTTGAGGAGACAGCGGGTGGACTAACg GTTCCATTGCAAGTAGCTGTACCGCTTGATATTCAAAGGTGGGGCGGAGAAACACTTAGCCTGTCTGGTGATCACCAGCTTGTCAATGCTGGGCTTGCTGTTTCACTCTGCAAATGCTGGCTTCAGAGAACCGGAAACTGGGAAAAACTACTCGAAAAG AAGCAGGATGAGGAGGTGGTGGGATCAGAACTGCCTCCTGCATTTGTCAGAGGTCTCTCAACAGCACGCCTTTCTGGAAGGGCACAGATTGTCCATGATACTCCTTTGATGTTGAATGGCTCAGCAGATACTTCGGAAAATTCAGGAGAGTTGACTTTCTACTTGGACGGAGCTCATAGTCCTGAGAGCATGGAGGCTTGTGCCAGATGGTTCTCTGGTGCTGCTAAAGCAAACAAAACATTATTGCCATTGTCATCACCACCATCTACTTCTTTTGATGTTCGCAATATGAAGTCATTCTGGGGAAATGGCTGCCTCAATTATGAAAAGGATTGTGTGAATTCATCTAATAAGATGTCAAAGCAG ATTCTATTATTCAATTGCATGGATGTTAGAGACCCTCAAATTCTGCTCCCGCGACTTGTGAATATTTGTGGTTCATCAG GGACCCATTTCTCAAAGGCTTTGTTTGTCCCTAGCATGTCAACATATAGTAAAGTCACTTCTGGTACTTCGGTTATTACATCAGATGTCCCTACCAACAGGGACTTGTCATGGCAGTATAACCTCCAAAGGATTTGGGAGAAGATTATACATGGCAAAG ATGTTTCCCATGACAAGAGTTCCAAGACGGATGGTGTAGACTTCTTGCCCCCTCACAAGTTTCTTTACGAAGACGTTTCCAATTGCAATCCGGCAGATCGGAATTTCGCTTGCAGTGCGGTGATGCCTTCGTTGCCATTGACAATAAAGTGGCTAAGGGACTGTGTTAAGGAAAACCCTTCTTTACGCCTTCAG GTACTAGTCACCGGTTCGCTGCATCTGGTAGGGGATGTGCTCAAGCTATTGAGGAG CACACAGAGCCAAATTGACGATTGA
- the LOC104444539 gene encoding folylpolyglutamate synthase isoform X2, giving the protein MEKEQETATMFPTKLGEMGWWGPPYNPRGRSLSRESHSSQSTRGRTTNHHVGFLHSQPYLYGEAVHATGRGTGGDKTRNKKWRPKVGEPSFRDNASRGWHSLMLAHTVVYLKCGIFGFSHFRRESHLLSGKAAWRLSDFPASGLSQNLKVPRSRYTKMSLQVIEKMENDLAFKRNQDLPLSSSYEAAMEALSSLITRQKRGDRTPVGGKFGKLERMSMYLRILGLEEKIAGLKIIHVAGTKGKGSTCAFCEAILRECGFRTGLFTSPHLIDVRERFRLDGLDVSEDKFLLYFWDCWSQLKENVSEDLPMPPLFQFLTILAFNMFISEQVDVAIIEVGLGGTKDSTNVIKEPVVCGITSLGMDHTESLGDTLGQIASHKAGIFKPQIPAFTVPQLSEAMDVLEETAGGLTVPLQVAVPLDIQRWGGETLSLSGDHQLVNAGLAVSLCKCWLQRTGNWEKLLEKDEEVVGSELPPAFVRGLSTARLSGRAQIVHDTPLMLNGSADTSENSGELTFYLDGAHSPESMEACARWFSGAAKANKTLLPLSSPPSTSFDVRNMKSFWGNGCLNYEKDCVNSSNKMSKQILLFNCMDVRDPQILLPRLVNICGSSGTHFSKALFVPSMSTYSKVTSGTSVITSDVPTNRDLSWQYNLQRIWEKIIHGKDVSHDKSSKTDGVDFLPPHKFLYEDVSNCNPADRNFACSAVMPSLPLTIKWLRDCVKENPSLRLQVLVTGSLHLVGDVLKLLRSTQSQIDD; this is encoded by the exons ATGGAGAAGGAGCAGGAGACGGCGACGATGTTTCCTACTAAACTAGGCGAGATGGGGTGGTGGGGTCCTCCCTATAACCCTAGAGGCCGGTCCTTGTCGCGTGAATCGCACTCGAGCCAATCAACTCGGGGCCGGACGACGAATCATCACGTCGGGTTCTTGCATTCCCAGCCGTATTTATACGGCGAGGCAGTTCACGCCACAGGGCGTGGAACGGGAGGGGACAAGACCCGTAACAAGAAGTGGCGCCCAAAAGTTGGCGAGCCAAGCTTCCGAGATAATGCTTCACGA GGTTGGCATTCTCTAATGCTCGCACATACGGTGGTTTATCTGAAGTGTGGGATATTTGGTTTTTCACACTTCCGTAGGGAGAGCCATCTGTTATCAGGAAAAGCAGCATGGCGCCTTTCTGACTTTCCGGCATCTGGTCTCTCTCAGAATCTCAAAGTGCCAA GGTCTAGATACACGAAAATGTCATTGCAAGTAATAGAGAAAATGGAGAACGATCTAGCTTTTAAGCGCAATCAAGATCTGCCTCTTTCATCTTCTTATGAAGCTGCAATGGAAGCACTTTCCTCGCTCATAACACGTCAGAAACGTGGAGACCGAACACCTGTTGGTGGAAAGTTTGGGAAACTGGAAAGAATGTCAATGTATCTCAGG ATACTCGggttggaggaaaagattgctGGGCTTAAAATAATACATGTTGCTGGAACTAAAGGGAAG GGTTCGACATGTGCTTTCTGTGAGGCTATTTTGCGAGAGTGTGGATTTAGGACTGGACTGTTCACATCTCCTCACCTAATTGATGTGAGGGAAAGGTTCCGTTTGGATGG GTTGGACGTGTCTGAGGATAAGTTCCTGCTATATTTTTGGGATTGCTGGAGTCAACTGAAG GAAAATGTTTCGGAAGATCTACCAATGCCACCATTATTCCAATTTCTCACGATACTGGCTTTTAACATGTTCATATCTGAACAG GTTGATGTGGCAATAATTGAGGTGGGTCTTGGAGGTACAAAGGACTCAACAAATGTG ATAAAAGAGCCTGTTGTTTGTGGCATTACTTCCCTTGGGATGGATCATACAGAATCTCTGG GAGACACCCTAGGGCAGATTGCTTCTCATAAGGCTGGGATTTTCAAG CCTCAAATACCAGCATTCACTGTTCCCCAACTATCTGAGGCAATGGATGTTCTTGAGGAGACAGCGGGTGGACTAACg GTTCCATTGCAAGTAGCTGTACCGCTTGATATTCAAAGGTGGGGCGGAGAAACACTTAGCCTGTCTGGTGATCACCAGCTTGTCAATGCTGGGCTTGCTGTTTCACTCTGCAAATGCTGGCTTCAGAGAACCGGAAACTGGGAAAAACTACTCGAAAAG GATGAGGAGGTGGTGGGATCAGAACTGCCTCCTGCATTTGTCAGAGGTCTCTCAACAGCACGCCTTTCTGGAAGGGCACAGATTGTCCATGATACTCCTTTGATGTTGAATGGCTCAGCAGATACTTCGGAAAATTCAGGAGAGTTGACTTTCTACTTGGACGGAGCTCATAGTCCTGAGAGCATGGAGGCTTGTGCCAGATGGTTCTCTGGTGCTGCTAAAGCAAACAAAACATTATTGCCATTGTCATCACCACCATCTACTTCTTTTGATGTTCGCAATATGAAGTCATTCTGGGGAAATGGCTGCCTCAATTATGAAAAGGATTGTGTGAATTCATCTAATAAGATGTCAAAGCAG ATTCTATTATTCAATTGCATGGATGTTAGAGACCCTCAAATTCTGCTCCCGCGACTTGTGAATATTTGTGGTTCATCAG GGACCCATTTCTCAAAGGCTTTGTTTGTCCCTAGCATGTCAACATATAGTAAAGTCACTTCTGGTACTTCGGTTATTACATCAGATGTCCCTACCAACAGGGACTTGTCATGGCAGTATAACCTCCAAAGGATTTGGGAGAAGATTATACATGGCAAAG ATGTTTCCCATGACAAGAGTTCCAAGACGGATGGTGTAGACTTCTTGCCCCCTCACAAGTTTCTTTACGAAGACGTTTCCAATTGCAATCCGGCAGATCGGAATTTCGCTTGCAGTGCGGTGATGCCTTCGTTGCCATTGACAATAAAGTGGCTAAGGGACTGTGTTAAGGAAAACCCTTCTTTACGCCTTCAG GTACTAGTCACCGGTTCGCTGCATCTGGTAGGGGATGTGCTCAAGCTATTGAGGAG CACACAGAGCCAAATTGACGATTGA
- the LOC104444539 gene encoding folylpolyglutamate synthase isoform X5, protein MLAHTVVYLKCGIFGFSHFRRESHLLSGKAAWRLSDFPASGLSQNLKVPRSRYTKMSLQVIEKMENDLAFKRNQDLPLSSSYEAAMEALSSLITRQKRGDRTPVGGKFGKLERMSMYLRILGLEEKIAGLKIIHVAGTKGKGSTCAFCEAILRECGFRTGLFTSPHLIDVRERFRLDGLDVSEDKFLLYFWDCWSQLKENVSEDLPMPPLFQFLTILAFNMFISEQVDVAIIEVGLGGTKDSTNVIKEPVVCGITSLGMDHTESLGDTLGQIASHKAGIFKPQIPAFTVPQLSEAMDVLEETAGGLTVPLQVAVPLDIQRWGGETLSLSGDHQLVNAGLAVSLCKCWLQRTGNWEKLLEKKQDEEVVGSELPPAFVRGLSTARLSGRAQIVHDTPLMLNGSADTSENSGELTFYLDGAHSPESMEACARWFSGAAKANKTLLPLSSPPSTSFDVRNMKSFWGNGCLNYEKDCVNSSNKMSKQILLFNCMDVRDPQILLPRLVNICGSSGTHFSKALFVPSMSTYSKVTSGTSVITSDVPTNRDLSWQYNLQRIWEKIIHGKDVSHDKSSKTDGVDFLPPHKFLYEDVSNCNPADRNFACSAVMPSLPLTIKWLRDCVKENPSLRLQVLVTGSLHLVGDVLKLLRSTQSQIDD, encoded by the exons ATGCTCGCACATACGGTGGTTTATCTGAAGTGTGGGATATTTGGTTTTTCACACTTCCGTAGGGAGAGCCATCTGTTATCAGGAAAAGCAGCATGGCGCCTTTCTGACTTTCCGGCATCTGGTCTCTCTCAGAATCTCAAAGTGCCAA GGTCTAGATACACGAAAATGTCATTGCAAGTAATAGAGAAAATGGAGAACGATCTAGCTTTTAAGCGCAATCAAGATCTGCCTCTTTCATCTTCTTATGAAGCTGCAATGGAAGCACTTTCCTCGCTCATAACACGTCAGAAACGTGGAGACCGAACACCTGTTGGTGGAAAGTTTGGGAAACTGGAAAGAATGTCAATGTATCTCAGG ATACTCGggttggaggaaaagattgctGGGCTTAAAATAATACATGTTGCTGGAACTAAAGGGAAG GGTTCGACATGTGCTTTCTGTGAGGCTATTTTGCGAGAGTGTGGATTTAGGACTGGACTGTTCACATCTCCTCACCTAATTGATGTGAGGGAAAGGTTCCGTTTGGATGG GTTGGACGTGTCTGAGGATAAGTTCCTGCTATATTTTTGGGATTGCTGGAGTCAACTGAAG GAAAATGTTTCGGAAGATCTACCAATGCCACCATTATTCCAATTTCTCACGATACTGGCTTTTAACATGTTCATATCTGAACAG GTTGATGTGGCAATAATTGAGGTGGGTCTTGGAGGTACAAAGGACTCAACAAATGTG ATAAAAGAGCCTGTTGTTTGTGGCATTACTTCCCTTGGGATGGATCATACAGAATCTCTGG GAGACACCCTAGGGCAGATTGCTTCTCATAAGGCTGGGATTTTCAAG CCTCAAATACCAGCATTCACTGTTCCCCAACTATCTGAGGCAATGGATGTTCTTGAGGAGACAGCGGGTGGACTAACg GTTCCATTGCAAGTAGCTGTACCGCTTGATATTCAAAGGTGGGGCGGAGAAACACTTAGCCTGTCTGGTGATCACCAGCTTGTCAATGCTGGGCTTGCTGTTTCACTCTGCAAATGCTGGCTTCAGAGAACCGGAAACTGGGAAAAACTACTCGAAAAG AAGCAGGATGAGGAGGTGGTGGGATCAGAACTGCCTCCTGCATTTGTCAGAGGTCTCTCAACAGCACGCCTTTCTGGAAGGGCACAGATTGTCCATGATACTCCTTTGATGTTGAATGGCTCAGCAGATACTTCGGAAAATTCAGGAGAGTTGACTTTCTACTTGGACGGAGCTCATAGTCCTGAGAGCATGGAGGCTTGTGCCAGATGGTTCTCTGGTGCTGCTAAAGCAAACAAAACATTATTGCCATTGTCATCACCACCATCTACTTCTTTTGATGTTCGCAATATGAAGTCATTCTGGGGAAATGGCTGCCTCAATTATGAAAAGGATTGTGTGAATTCATCTAATAAGATGTCAAAGCAG ATTCTATTATTCAATTGCATGGATGTTAGAGACCCTCAAATTCTGCTCCCGCGACTTGTGAATATTTGTGGTTCATCAG GGACCCATTTCTCAAAGGCTTTGTTTGTCCCTAGCATGTCAACATATAGTAAAGTCACTTCTGGTACTTCGGTTATTACATCAGATGTCCCTACCAACAGGGACTTGTCATGGCAGTATAACCTCCAAAGGATTTGGGAGAAGATTATACATGGCAAAG ATGTTTCCCATGACAAGAGTTCCAAGACGGATGGTGTAGACTTCTTGCCCCCTCACAAGTTTCTTTACGAAGACGTTTCCAATTGCAATCCGGCAGATCGGAATTTCGCTTGCAGTGCGGTGATGCCTTCGTTGCCATTGACAATAAAGTGGCTAAGGGACTGTGTTAAGGAAAACCCTTCTTTACGCCTTCAG GTACTAGTCACCGGTTCGCTGCATCTGGTAGGGGATGTGCTCAAGCTATTGAGGAG CACACAGAGCCAAATTGACGATTGA
- the LOC104444539 gene encoding folylpolyglutamate synthase isoform X3 produces MEKEQETATMFPTKLGEMGWWGPPYNPRGRSLSRESHSSQSTRGRTTNHHVGFLHSQPYLYGEAVHATGRGTGGDKTRNKKWRPKVGEPSFRDNASRGWHSLMLAHTVVYLKCGIFGFSHFRRESHLLSGKAAWRLSDFPASGLSQNLKVPRSRYTKMSLQVIEKMENDLAFKRNQDLPLSSSYEAAMEALSSLITRQKRGDRTPVGGKFGKLERMSMYLRILGLEEKIAGLKIIHVAGTKGKGSTCAFCEAILRECGFRTGLFTSPHLIDVRERFRLDGLDVSEDKFLLYFWDCWSQLKENVSEDLPMPPLFQFLTILAFNMFISEQVDVAIIEVGLGGTKDSTNVIKEPVVCGITSLGMDHTESLGDTLGQIASHKAGIFKPQIPAFTVPQLSEAMDVLEETAGGLTVPLQVAVPLDIQRWGGETLSLSGDHQLVNAGLAVSLCKCWLQRTGNWEKLLEKKQDEEVVGSELPPAFVRGLSTARLSGRAQIVHDTPLMLNGSADTSENSGELTFYLDGAHSPESMEACARWFSGAAKANKTLLPLSSPPSTSFDVRNMKSFWGNGCLNYEKDCVNSSNKMSKQILLFNCMDVRDPQILLPRLVNICGSSGTHFSKALFVPSMSTYSKVTSGTSVITSDVPTNRDLSWQYNLQRIWEKIIHGKDVSHDKSSKTDGVDFLPPHKFLYEDVSNCNPADRNFACSAVMPSLPLTIKWLRDCVKENPSLRLQVLVTGSLHLVGDVLKLLRR; encoded by the exons ATGGAGAAGGAGCAGGAGACGGCGACGATGTTTCCTACTAAACTAGGCGAGATGGGGTGGTGGGGTCCTCCCTATAACCCTAGAGGCCGGTCCTTGTCGCGTGAATCGCACTCGAGCCAATCAACTCGGGGCCGGACGACGAATCATCACGTCGGGTTCTTGCATTCCCAGCCGTATTTATACGGCGAGGCAGTTCACGCCACAGGGCGTGGAACGGGAGGGGACAAGACCCGTAACAAGAAGTGGCGCCCAAAAGTTGGCGAGCCAAGCTTCCGAGATAATGCTTCACGA GGTTGGCATTCTCTAATGCTCGCACATACGGTGGTTTATCTGAAGTGTGGGATATTTGGTTTTTCACACTTCCGTAGGGAGAGCCATCTGTTATCAGGAAAAGCAGCATGGCGCCTTTCTGACTTTCCGGCATCTGGTCTCTCTCAGAATCTCAAAGTGCCAA GGTCTAGATACACGAAAATGTCATTGCAAGTAATAGAGAAAATGGAGAACGATCTAGCTTTTAAGCGCAATCAAGATCTGCCTCTTTCATCTTCTTATGAAGCTGCAATGGAAGCACTTTCCTCGCTCATAACACGTCAGAAACGTGGAGACCGAACACCTGTTGGTGGAAAGTTTGGGAAACTGGAAAGAATGTCAATGTATCTCAGG ATACTCGggttggaggaaaagattgctGGGCTTAAAATAATACATGTTGCTGGAACTAAAGGGAAG GGTTCGACATGTGCTTTCTGTGAGGCTATTTTGCGAGAGTGTGGATTTAGGACTGGACTGTTCACATCTCCTCACCTAATTGATGTGAGGGAAAGGTTCCGTTTGGATGG GTTGGACGTGTCTGAGGATAAGTTCCTGCTATATTTTTGGGATTGCTGGAGTCAACTGAAG GAAAATGTTTCGGAAGATCTACCAATGCCACCATTATTCCAATTTCTCACGATACTGGCTTTTAACATGTTCATATCTGAACAG GTTGATGTGGCAATAATTGAGGTGGGTCTTGGAGGTACAAAGGACTCAACAAATGTG ATAAAAGAGCCTGTTGTTTGTGGCATTACTTCCCTTGGGATGGATCATACAGAATCTCTGG GAGACACCCTAGGGCAGATTGCTTCTCATAAGGCTGGGATTTTCAAG CCTCAAATACCAGCATTCACTGTTCCCCAACTATCTGAGGCAATGGATGTTCTTGAGGAGACAGCGGGTGGACTAACg GTTCCATTGCAAGTAGCTGTACCGCTTGATATTCAAAGGTGGGGCGGAGAAACACTTAGCCTGTCTGGTGATCACCAGCTTGTCAATGCTGGGCTTGCTGTTTCACTCTGCAAATGCTGGCTTCAGAGAACCGGAAACTGGGAAAAACTACTCGAAAAG AAGCAGGATGAGGAGGTGGTGGGATCAGAACTGCCTCCTGCATTTGTCAGAGGTCTCTCAACAGCACGCCTTTCTGGAAGGGCACAGATTGTCCATGATACTCCTTTGATGTTGAATGGCTCAGCAGATACTTCGGAAAATTCAGGAGAGTTGACTTTCTACTTGGACGGAGCTCATAGTCCTGAGAGCATGGAGGCTTGTGCCAGATGGTTCTCTGGTGCTGCTAAAGCAAACAAAACATTATTGCCATTGTCATCACCACCATCTACTTCTTTTGATGTTCGCAATATGAAGTCATTCTGGGGAAATGGCTGCCTCAATTATGAAAAGGATTGTGTGAATTCATCTAATAAGATGTCAAAGCAG ATTCTATTATTCAATTGCATGGATGTTAGAGACCCTCAAATTCTGCTCCCGCGACTTGTGAATATTTGTGGTTCATCAG GGACCCATTTCTCAAAGGCTTTGTTTGTCCCTAGCATGTCAACATATAGTAAAGTCACTTCTGGTACTTCGGTTATTACATCAGATGTCCCTACCAACAGGGACTTGTCATGGCAGTATAACCTCCAAAGGATTTGGGAGAAGATTATACATGGCAAAG ATGTTTCCCATGACAAGAGTTCCAAGACGGATGGTGTAGACTTCTTGCCCCCTCACAAGTTTCTTTACGAAGACGTTTCCAATTGCAATCCGGCAGATCGGAATTTCGCTTGCAGTGCGGTGATGCCTTCGTTGCCATTGACAATAAAGTGGCTAAGGGACTGTGTTAAGGAAAACCCTTCTTTACGCCTTCAG GTACTAGTCACCGGTTCGCTGCATCTGGTAGGGGATGTGCTCAAGCTATTGAGGAGGTGA
- the LOC104444539 gene encoding folylpolyglutamate synthase isoform X1 codes for MEKEQETATMFPTKLGEMGWWGPPYNPRGRSLSRESHSSQSTRGRTTNHHVGFLHSQPYLYGEAVHATGRGTGGDKTRNKKWRPKVGEPSFRDNASRGWHSLMLAHTVVYLKCGIFGFSHFRRESHLLSGKAAWRLSDFPASGLSQNLKVPRSRYTKMSLQVIEKMENDLAFKRNQDLPLSSSYEAAMEALSSLITRQKRGDRTPVGGKFGKLERMSMYLRILGLEEKIAGLKIIHVAGTKGKGSTCAFCEAILRECGFRTGLFTSPHLIDVRERFRLDGLDVSEDKFLLYFWDCWSQLKENVSEDLPMPPLFQFLTILAFNMFISEQVDVAIIEVGLGGTKDSTNVIKEPVVCGITSLGMDHTESLGDTLGQIASHKAGIFKPQIPAFTVPQLSEAMDVLEETAGGLTVPLQVAVPLDIQRWGGETLSLSGDHQLVNAGLAVSLCKCWLQRTGNWEKLLEKKQDEEVVGSELPPAFVRGLSTARLSGRAQIVHDTPLMLNGSADTSENSGELTFYLDGAHSPESMEACARWFSGAAKANKTLLPLSSPPSTSFDVRNMKSFWGNGCLNYEKDCVNSSNKMSKQILLFNCMDVRDPQILLPRLVNICGSSGTHFSKALFVPSMSTYSKVTSGTSVITSDVPTNRDLSWQYNLQRIWEKIIHGKDVSHDKSSKTDGVDFLPPHKFLYEDVSNCNPADRNFACSAVMPSLPLTIKWLRDCVKENPSLRLQVLVTGSLHLVGDVLKLLRSTQSQIDD; via the exons ATGGAGAAGGAGCAGGAGACGGCGACGATGTTTCCTACTAAACTAGGCGAGATGGGGTGGTGGGGTCCTCCCTATAACCCTAGAGGCCGGTCCTTGTCGCGTGAATCGCACTCGAGCCAATCAACTCGGGGCCGGACGACGAATCATCACGTCGGGTTCTTGCATTCCCAGCCGTATTTATACGGCGAGGCAGTTCACGCCACAGGGCGTGGAACGGGAGGGGACAAGACCCGTAACAAGAAGTGGCGCCCAAAAGTTGGCGAGCCAAGCTTCCGAGATAATGCTTCACGA GGTTGGCATTCTCTAATGCTCGCACATACGGTGGTTTATCTGAAGTGTGGGATATTTGGTTTTTCACACTTCCGTAGGGAGAGCCATCTGTTATCAGGAAAAGCAGCATGGCGCCTTTCTGACTTTCCGGCATCTGGTCTCTCTCAGAATCTCAAAGTGCCAA GGTCTAGATACACGAAAATGTCATTGCAAGTAATAGAGAAAATGGAGAACGATCTAGCTTTTAAGCGCAATCAAGATCTGCCTCTTTCATCTTCTTATGAAGCTGCAATGGAAGCACTTTCCTCGCTCATAACACGTCAGAAACGTGGAGACCGAACACCTGTTGGTGGAAAGTTTGGGAAACTGGAAAGAATGTCAATGTATCTCAGG ATACTCGggttggaggaaaagattgctGGGCTTAAAATAATACATGTTGCTGGAACTAAAGGGAAG GGTTCGACATGTGCTTTCTGTGAGGCTATTTTGCGAGAGTGTGGATTTAGGACTGGACTGTTCACATCTCCTCACCTAATTGATGTGAGGGAAAGGTTCCGTTTGGATGG GTTGGACGTGTCTGAGGATAAGTTCCTGCTATATTTTTGGGATTGCTGGAGTCAACTGAAG GAAAATGTTTCGGAAGATCTACCAATGCCACCATTATTCCAATTTCTCACGATACTGGCTTTTAACATGTTCATATCTGAACAG GTTGATGTGGCAATAATTGAGGTGGGTCTTGGAGGTACAAAGGACTCAACAAATGTG ATAAAAGAGCCTGTTGTTTGTGGCATTACTTCCCTTGGGATGGATCATACAGAATCTCTGG GAGACACCCTAGGGCAGATTGCTTCTCATAAGGCTGGGATTTTCAAG CCTCAAATACCAGCATTCACTGTTCCCCAACTATCTGAGGCAATGGATGTTCTTGAGGAGACAGCGGGTGGACTAACg GTTCCATTGCAAGTAGCTGTACCGCTTGATATTCAAAGGTGGGGCGGAGAAACACTTAGCCTGTCTGGTGATCACCAGCTTGTCAATGCTGGGCTTGCTGTTTCACTCTGCAAATGCTGGCTTCAGAGAACCGGAAACTGGGAAAAACTACTCGAAAAG AAGCAGGATGAGGAGGTGGTGGGATCAGAACTGCCTCCTGCATTTGTCAGAGGTCTCTCAACAGCACGCCTTTCTGGAAGGGCACAGATTGTCCATGATACTCCTTTGATGTTGAATGGCTCAGCAGATACTTCGGAAAATTCAGGAGAGTTGACTTTCTACTTGGACGGAGCTCATAGTCCTGAGAGCATGGAGGCTTGTGCCAGATGGTTCTCTGGTGCTGCTAAAGCAAACAAAACATTATTGCCATTGTCATCACCACCATCTACTTCTTTTGATGTTCGCAATATGAAGTCATTCTGGGGAAATGGCTGCCTCAATTATGAAAAGGATTGTGTGAATTCATCTAATAAGATGTCAAAGCAG ATTCTATTATTCAATTGCATGGATGTTAGAGACCCTCAAATTCTGCTCCCGCGACTTGTGAATATTTGTGGTTCATCAG GGACCCATTTCTCAAAGGCTTTGTTTGTCCCTAGCATGTCAACATATAGTAAAGTCACTTCTGGTACTTCGGTTATTACATCAGATGTCCCTACCAACAGGGACTTGTCATGGCAGTATAACCTCCAAAGGATTTGGGAGAAGATTATACATGGCAAAG ATGTTTCCCATGACAAGAGTTCCAAGACGGATGGTGTAGACTTCTTGCCCCCTCACAAGTTTCTTTACGAAGACGTTTCCAATTGCAATCCGGCAGATCGGAATTTCGCTTGCAGTGCGGTGATGCCTTCGTTGCCATTGACAATAAAGTGGCTAAGGGACTGTGTTAAGGAAAACCCTTCTTTACGCCTTCAG GTACTAGTCACCGGTTCGCTGCATCTGGTAGGGGATGTGCTCAAGCTATTGAGGAG CACACAGAGCCAAATTGACGATTGA